In Acidimicrobiales bacterium, one DNA window encodes the following:
- a CDS encoding prepilin-type N-terminal cleavage/methylation domain-containing protein: MTGRNERGYTLIETLVAMVIASTLLAGMLSALFVGLRTMDNTNKKIAGSNDTELVAGYFTTDIASAESISTSGTTSHRAPSVAPSSNNNVLVSFWTLNTGTSLTVPDSMAEIWDGASTGPLSSGRVTVGVGDELLTSTGATGDRVADSAAGASSLTHSVTLAPAALQSIARRGSASASTSGAASLTIGRPAATQSGDVLLAQVGVRGGSTVTMSTPSGWTLLERRSAGSAIQSAVFSHTAASGDPASWTWAFGASQESAGGIVDYSGVGTVSQHASGVNPCGGLPSALLLNWTDRGTPNVAHEVSYSISSTGGETVLLRQHCTGTNRTPTDTQSLARALAATTAASATCEPAACGPTTAPVTVTLTLTEPPDLHSTVQRTYQLRGTTRTN, encoded by the coding sequence ATGACTGGACGGAACGAGCGCGGCTACACCCTCATCGAGACGTTGGTCGCGATGGTGATCGCGAGCACTCTCCTCGCGGGCATGTTGTCGGCGCTATTCGTCGGGCTGCGCACCATGGACAACACCAACAAGAAGATCGCGGGTTCGAACGACACCGAGCTCGTCGCCGGCTACTTCACGACGGACATCGCCAGCGCCGAGTCGATCTCGACGAGCGGCACGACCAGTCATCGTGCACCGAGCGTCGCTCCGTCGAGCAACAACAACGTGCTCGTGAGTTTCTGGACGCTCAACACCGGAACGTCACTCACCGTCCCCGACAGCATGGCGGAGATCTGGGACGGCGCGTCCACGGGCCCTTTGTCGAGCGGGCGCGTCACCGTCGGAGTCGGTGACGAGCTGCTGACCTCCACCGGCGCGACGGGAGACCGAGTCGCCGACTCCGCGGCGGGGGCCAGCTCGCTTACGCACAGCGTGACGTTGGCGCCGGCCGCGCTGCAGTCGATTGCTCGCCGCGGCTCGGCGAGCGCGAGCACGTCGGGTGCGGCGAGCCTGACGATCGGACGGCCGGCAGCGACGCAAAGCGGCGACGTGCTGCTGGCGCAGGTCGGCGTGCGCGGCGGCTCGACGGTGACGATGTCGACGCCATCGGGTTGGACGCTGCTCGAGCGTCGTTCGGCCGGAAGCGCGATCCAGTCGGCAGTCTTCAGCCACACCGCGGCGAGCGGCGACCCTGCCAGTTGGACGTGGGCGTTCGGCGCCAGCCAGGAGTCCGCCGGCGGCATCGTCGACTATTCGGGTGTCGGCACCGTGAGCCAGCACGCCAGCGGCGTCAATCCGTGCGGCGGCCTCCCGTCAGCGCTGCTCCTCAACTGGACCGACCGCGGCACCCCAAACGTGGCTCACGAAGTCAGTTACTCGATCAGTTCCACCGGCGGCGAGACCGTCTTGCTCCGCCAACACTGCACCGGCACCAACCGGACGCCGACCGACACGCAGAGCCTGGCGCGCGCTCTGGCGGCGACCACGGCGGCCTCGGCCACCTGCGAGCCCGCGGCCTGCGGCCCCACCACCGCGCCCGTCACCGTGACGTTGACGCTCACCGAACCACCCGATCTTCACTCCACCGTTCAGCGGACCTACCAGCTCCGCGGCACCACGAGGACGAACTAA
- a CDS encoding type II secretion system protein, whose amino-acid sequence MTARRRSRDSGFTLIEVLVTVAIVGIAFVVFVAGMGIAITSADLHRQLATGQASIRNFAEAVKAAPYVDCASTTSYAGVYSPTPADRLSAASSFTNATAHVAPDAGDTAPAGALLTFFALARGSSFSTPSAMGERWDLASGAASATDRVTAALDDQQWSGGATGTRAATSESAGDSVAQTVVLPAAGSLVLRGMSTATVTPPPPTTTTSASTTTTTVVPTITLAKPPGTVAGDEMVAQIAVRGGNAASITAPTGWILVNAKTNGASVLSAIFQRTAASSDAASYTWALDSPRDAAGGIVAYGGVAASSYTATISSVLYWTGTSFDASCPSPDTGLQRVSLRIASSDGNDVETVDLVKRRP is encoded by the coding sequence GTGACCGCTCGGCGGCGCTCGCGCGACAGCGGCTTCACCCTGATCGAGGTTCTGGTCACAGTTGCCATTGTCGGTATCGCGTTCGTCGTCTTCGTGGCCGGTATGGGGATCGCCATCACGAGTGCCGACCTCCATCGGCAACTGGCGACCGGTCAAGCGAGCATCCGCAACTTCGCCGAAGCCGTAAAGGCGGCACCGTACGTGGATTGCGCGTCTACGACGAGCTACGCCGGCGTTTACAGCCCGACGCCTGCCGACCGCTTGTCCGCCGCCAGCTCGTTTACCAACGCGACGGCACACGTTGCGCCCGACGCTGGTGACACGGCACCGGCCGGCGCACTGTTGACGTTCTTCGCTTTGGCGCGCGGCAGCTCGTTCAGCACGCCGAGCGCGATGGGCGAACGTTGGGACCTGGCATCGGGCGCGGCGAGCGCGACCGACCGCGTCACCGCCGCGCTCGACGATCAGCAGTGGTCCGGCGGCGCCACCGGGACCCGCGCGGCGACGTCGGAAAGCGCCGGCGACTCCGTGGCCCAAACCGTCGTGCTCCCAGCTGCTGGGTCGCTCGTGTTGCGAGGAATGTCGACGGCGACTGTCACGCCGCCGCCGCCGACCACGACCACGAGCGCCAGCACGACCACCACCACCGTTGTTCCGACGATCACCTTGGCGAAGCCGCCGGGCACCGTTGCGGGCGACGAGATGGTCGCGCAGATCGCCGTCCGCGGCGGCAACGCCGCTTCGATCACCGCACCCACTGGGTGGATCCTGGTCAACGCCAAGACGAATGGGGCATCGGTGCTCTCGGCGATCTTCCAGCGCACCGCGGCGTCCTCCGACGCTGCGTCATATACGTGGGCCCTCGACTCGCCCCGCGACGCGGCGGGTGGCATCGTCGCGTACGGCGGCGTCGCCGCCAGTTCGTACACCGCCACGATCTCGTCGGTGTTGTACTGGACGGGTACGTCGTTCGACGCGTCGTGCCCATCGCCCGACACCGGACTCCAACGCGTGTCGCTTCGCATTGCTTCGAGTGACGGCAACGATGTCGAGACTGTCGACTTGGTGAAGCGCCGGCCATGA